From one Pseudactinotalea sp. HY158 genomic stretch:
- a CDS encoding XdhC family protein gives MRELLAEIAGWAEPFALATVVETWRSAPRLPGAALAVDAAGHVIGSVSVGCIEADVYERCRDTLATGTPQLARYGVSDDEAFAVGMTCGGEIEVFIERMVPGVSDLRWLREQVSSHRPAALVTVLEGPQAGRHVLLSGGTPVGEELPPVLLAQIGEALGRAGRDEVPRTFLLGGSGGGRSRALIEPFLPPPQLLVFGGVDFAASLATIGKVLGYHVVVCDARPVFATRERFPDADEVVVDWPHRYLGNAAVDERTAICVLTHDAKFDEPLLELAVELPAGYIGAMGSRRTHRERSARLRARGVTDAAQARIHSPIGLDLGGHTPAETAVSIMAEVVATRRGGQAGALSGRDGAIHAHRDGGAASVLLSELAVVGVACSARG, from the coding sequence ATGCGGGAGTTGCTGGCCGAGATCGCCGGGTGGGCGGAACCGTTCGCCCTTGCGACCGTCGTCGAGACCTGGCGCTCGGCGCCGCGACTGCCCGGTGCCGCGCTCGCGGTCGATGCTGCCGGCCACGTCATCGGGAGTGTGTCGGTCGGCTGCATTGAAGCCGATGTCTACGAACGCTGCCGTGACACGCTGGCGACCGGTACGCCTCAGTTGGCGAGATATGGTGTCAGCGATGACGAGGCCTTCGCCGTCGGGATGACATGCGGGGGTGAGATCGAGGTGTTCATCGAGCGGATGGTTCCCGGAGTCAGCGACCTGAGGTGGCTGAGGGAGCAAGTCTCCAGCCATCGCCCGGCAGCCCTTGTGACGGTCCTTGAAGGCCCGCAGGCGGGTAGGCACGTGCTGCTGTCCGGAGGGACGCCGGTGGGAGAGGAGCTCCCGCCGGTTCTGCTCGCTCAGATCGGTGAGGCGCTCGGGCGTGCCGGTCGCGACGAGGTGCCTCGTACGTTCCTGCTCGGCGGGAGCGGTGGGGGGCGCAGCCGTGCTCTGATCGAGCCGTTCCTTCCGCCGCCGCAGCTGCTCGTCTTCGGAGGGGTCGACTTCGCTGCATCGCTGGCGACGATCGGCAAGGTCCTCGGATACCACGTCGTGGTCTGTGATGCGAGACCGGTATTCGCCACGAGGGAACGTTTTCCGGATGCCGACGAAGTCGTGGTCGACTGGCCGCATCGGTACTTGGGCAACGCCGCTGTCGATGAGCGAACTGCGATCTGCGTGCTCACGCACGACGCCAAGTTCGATGAACCGCTGCTGGAGTTGGCGGTTGAACTGCCGGCGGGGTACATAGGCGCCATGGGGAGTCGGCGAACTCATCGCGAACGGTCTGCTCGGCTGCGCGCGAGGGGAGTGACCGACGCTGCCCAGGCGCGTATCCATTCACCGATCGGGCTGGATCTGGGTGGCCACACCCCCGCCGAGACGGCGGTCTCGATCATGGCGGAGGTTGTGGCGACTCGACGTGGCGGGCAAGCCGGCGCGTTGAGTGGTCGAGACGGTGCCATCCATGCACACCGCGATGGTGGCGCCGCAAGTGTCCTCCTCAGTGAGTTGGCTGTTGTCGGGGTGGCGTGCTCCGCGCGAGGGTGA
- a CDS encoding ABC transporter permease, whose amino-acid sequence MSRTLDVGHGARPLEDQSIRTRRTVPLSAQIGVVLLAVLGLWELLSRTEVIDPRLFSSPTGIVQAFLELQAAGEIWHHVGVTVVELLLATVIFTVAGTLLGIVLGLSPLAFEVTYGPIATLFAFPKVTLFPIFIMAVGLGTTSKVLFGAVFGVFPLLMGMMVAVRGIRALHLQLFDAIGASFWFRCSRLFVPSTLPAMVSALRIGFVYAGIGVLLAEMFAAVSGLGNRIVGAGYQSTLDQFWVYVVLTSVILLAGAGALRALEMRLSRWSD is encoded by the coding sequence ATGAGTCGAACCCTGGATGTCGGGCACGGGGCGCGGCCGCTCGAGGATCAGTCGATCCGCACGCGGCGGACGGTCCCACTCTCAGCGCAGATCGGCGTGGTGCTCCTCGCAGTTCTGGGCCTATGGGAGCTGCTCTCTCGGACGGAGGTCATCGACCCGCGGCTGTTCTCCTCGCCGACGGGGATCGTGCAGGCGTTCTTGGAACTGCAGGCTGCAGGCGAGATATGGCACCACGTGGGCGTCACAGTCGTGGAGCTGCTGCTGGCCACCGTGATCTTCACGGTGGCGGGCACGCTCCTGGGGATCGTGCTCGGGCTGAGCCCGCTAGCGTTCGAGGTGACCTACGGGCCGATCGCCACGCTGTTCGCGTTCCCGAAGGTGACCCTGTTCCCGATCTTCATCATGGCAGTCGGCCTGGGAACGACATCCAAGGTTCTCTTCGGTGCGGTCTTCGGCGTGTTCCCACTCCTCATGGGGATGATGGTGGCCGTGCGCGGGATCCGGGCGCTGCATCTACAGCTCTTCGACGCCATCGGGGCGTCGTTCTGGTTCCGGTGTTCGCGGCTGTTCGTGCCCTCGACGCTGCCCGCCATGGTCTCTGCCCTCCGGATCGGCTTCGTCTACGCGGGCATCGGCGTCCTCCTGGCGGAGATGTTCGCCGCCGTCAGCGGTCTCGGAAATCGGATTGTCGGTGCCGGCTATCAGAGCACGCTCGATCAGTTCTGGGTGTACGTCGTGCTCACGTCCGTGATCCTCCTCGCCGGGGCCGGTGCGCTCCGCGCCCTAGAGATGCGGCTCAGCCGCTGGAGTGATTGA
- a CDS encoding ABC transporter ATP-binding protein, translating into MVENVSKTYVTKTDRITALDDVSFSIEPGELVSLVGASGCGKSTLLRIIAGLSRASEGSVSVAGTTVTKPNPGSVAVVFQEDALLPWYTIEENVGLGLLARGDRRADIRRAVAMAMDQVGLGQFARAYPRELSGGMRQRAALARGLVMEPEVMLLDEPFAALDEQTRNLMGQELRALHSRIGGTMIMVTHSLTEAVLLSDRVVALSSRPGRVRTVLPIDLPALRPVELIDEPEFGVLRNELWQQLEGDWRRSERS; encoded by the coding sequence GTGGTCGAGAACGTCTCGAAGACCTACGTCACGAAGACCGATCGAATCACCGCTCTCGACGACGTGTCCTTCAGTATCGAGCCCGGTGAACTGGTGTCACTCGTGGGCGCCTCAGGCTGTGGAAAGTCGACGTTGCTGCGCATCATCGCCGGGCTCTCCCGGGCCTCCGAGGGCAGCGTATCTGTCGCCGGTACCACGGTGACCAAGCCGAACCCGGGATCGGTCGCGGTGGTGTTCCAGGAGGACGCACTGCTGCCCTGGTACACGATCGAAGAGAACGTGGGGCTGGGCCTCCTGGCGCGCGGCGACCGTCGGGCAGACATCCGCAGGGCCGTCGCGATGGCCATGGATCAGGTCGGTCTCGGACAGTTCGCTCGGGCCTACCCGAGGGAGTTGTCAGGGGGGATGCGCCAGCGCGCGGCGCTCGCGCGGGGCCTCGTGATGGAACCGGAGGTCATGCTGCTGGACGAACCCTTCGCGGCACTGGATGAACAGACCCGGAATCTCATGGGCCAGGAGCTGCGCGCACTGCACTCTCGGATCGGTGGAACCATGATCATGGTGACGCACTCGCTCACCGAGGCCGTCCTCCTCTCGGACAGGGTGGTCGCCCTGTCGTCCCGGCCGGGACGAGTGCGCACGGTGCTGCCCATCGACCTGCCTGCGCTGAGGCCGGTGGAGTTGATCGACGAACCCGAGTTCGGCGTCCTTCGAAATGAGCTCTGGCAGCAGCTCGAGGGTGACTGGCGCAGAAGCGAGCGGTCATGA
- a CDS encoding ABC transporter substrate-binding protein, which translates to MRTKLITATFAGSLVLALGACGSSDSSGADGLTPVDIGLAVEKDGANMALVIADEQGIYEKCGLDATITFFQGGGALMPALAAGEVGYGWVATTAVVSAVEEGADISTIAEVNRTAAGWGLVVAEDSPIQTLDDLQSGATISFTSEGALSQWFALWSMQQAGLSADDMTGVPLGGSVPAIGSALDKGDIDAAVVLLPWGHMLEDDGKRWVSRYDEELPDFSFTGIHAGADALEDEATAAKVVGAYVEAVAWLEENPGEAKEFISRFYDLDAEKAQVVYDLVVPDYNPTGQLDPQRLQSMLDTVGEIPGFVEGTLAADQILHQVEPATCS; encoded by the coding sequence ATGCGCACGAAACTGATCACGGCTACGTTTGCGGGCTCGCTTGTCCTGGCACTAGGTGCCTGCGGCTCGTCCGACTCGTCCGGAGCGGACGGGCTCACCCCTGTTGATATCGGCCTTGCTGTGGAAAAGGACGGTGCGAACATGGCGCTGGTGATCGCCGACGAGCAAGGCATCTACGAGAAGTGCGGACTGGATGCCACCATCACCTTCTTCCAGGGTGGCGGTGCGCTCATGCCCGCACTCGCTGCCGGTGAGGTGGGATACGGCTGGGTGGCAACCACCGCCGTGGTCTCCGCAGTCGAAGAGGGCGCTGACATCAGTACGATCGCCGAGGTGAACCGTACTGCGGCCGGCTGGGGACTCGTGGTCGCAGAGGACTCGCCCATACAGACGCTGGACGACCTCCAGTCGGGTGCGACCATCTCGTTCACTTCCGAGGGTGCACTCTCGCAGTGGTTCGCGCTGTGGTCCATGCAGCAGGCCGGCCTCTCCGCGGACGACATGACAGGTGTGCCCCTCGGCGGCTCCGTGCCCGCCATCGGTAGCGCCTTGGACAAGGGAGACATCGACGCAGCGGTCGTGCTCCTGCCGTGGGGTCACATGCTCGAGGACGACGGCAAGCGCTGGGTCTCGAGATATGACGAGGAACTCCCCGACTTCAGCTTCACGGGCATTCACGCCGGGGCCGACGCGCTCGAAGACGAAGCCACGGCCGCGAAGGTGGTCGGGGCCTATGTCGAGGCGGTCGCATGGCTCGAGGAGAACCCAGGGGAAGCAAAGGAGTTCATATCCCGGTTCTACGACCTGGACGCAGAGAAGGCACAGGTGGTCTACGACCTCGTAGTGCCGGACTACAACCCGACGGGGCAACTCGACCCGCAGCGGCTTCAGTCGATGCTCGACACGGTGGGCGAGATTCCGGGATTTGTCGAGGGAACTCTCGCGGCAGACCAGATTCTGCACCAGGTGGAGCCCGCAACCTGCTCATGA